Proteins found in one Nitrospinota bacterium genomic segment:
- a CDS encoding DUF1778 domain-containing protein yields the protein MEIIRRKLGKRRHSKELRARLRPEQDDLIREAAGIAGITLSDWMRERLTKAARREIAEARRLSGKS from the coding sequence ATGGAAATCATTCGTCGAAAGCTAGGGAAGCGTCGGCACTCCAAGGAACTCCGGGCGAGGCTACGCCCCGAACAAGACGATCTAATTCGAGAAGCGGCGGGCATAGCTGGCATAACTCTTTCGGATTGGATGAGGGAGCGTCTTACCAAGGCGGCCAGAAGGGAAATAGCCGAAGCCAGGAGGCTGAGTGGCAAGAGCTAG